The genomic stretch GAAGGAGATGTTTAGATTTGCAGTGATAAATGGTGTGCCTTTACTGAAGGAGTGAAGCGATGTGCTGGCGAATGACGGTGCTGGTACTGCTCGATGACTACGCCGGACCGGATACTCTAGTGGATGCCGTGGCCGTATCCGTATCCAGAACTGAGACCACCGTAGCTGCCACCGTAGCTGCCACTGTAGCTGCCGCCGTACCCATAGCCTCCGCCGTATCCGATGGAGCCCCCGTACCTCCCGCCGTAGAGACCGCCTCCGTATCCTCCGCCGAGGGACAGGCCGCCACCGTAGCCGCCTCCCAGTCCGCCGCCGTAGCCTCCTCCCAGGCCGCTACCTACAGCGACGACGGGGGTGGCGACCGGGACGGCAACGGGCTGAGGCACACTGACCGGGACGGGCTGGGGAACGGGCACGGGGACGGGCTGGGGCACAGTCACGGGCACGGGCTGGGGCACCGAGACGGGCACGGGGTGGGGGACCTTGACGGGTACGGGACGCGGGACGGCTACCGGGTAGGGGCGGGGCACGGATACCGGGACGGGCACGGGGTGGGGCACCGGGACGGGTCGGGGCACCGAGACGGGGTACGGCTGGGGCACGGGCACAGGTACCGGACGCGTGACGGTGACCGGCTGGGGCACGGGGA from Schistocerca serialis cubense isolate TAMUIC-IGC-003099 chromosome 10, iqSchSeri2.2, whole genome shotgun sequence encodes the following:
- the LOC126424600 gene encoding cuticle protein 79-like: GGGLGGLGGGLGGFGGGLGGGLGGGIGGGAVAVTTVNQAVPVPVPVPQPVTVTRPVPVPVPQPYPVSVPRPVPVPHPVPVPVSVPRPYPVAVPRPVPVKVPHPVPVSVPQPVPVTVPQPVPVPVPQPVPVSVPQPVAVPVATPVVAVGSGLGGGYGGGLGGGYGGGLSLGGGYGGGLYGGRYGGSIGYGGGYG